From Yersinia hibernica, a single genomic window includes:
- a CDS encoding pyridoxal-phosphate dependent enzyme has translation MAISHSVLDLIGHTPLLQLTRFDTGPCQLFVKLENQNPGGSIKDRVALSMIEQAEKAGLLQPGGTIIEATAGNTGLGLALVAALKGYKLILVVPDKMSQEKIFHLRALGAQVLLTRSDVGKGHPAYYQDYALRLAQETAGAFYIDQFNNPANPAAHRNSTGPELWQQMGEEIDAIVVGVGSSGTLSGLSQYFAAVSPATAFVLADPAGSILADFVDSDHIGDAGSWLVEGIGEDFIPPLSNFSQVTKSYRIDDAEAFSTARALLRQEGVLAGSSTGTLLAAALRYCREQTTPKRVVTFVCDSGNKYLSKMFNDYWLLEQGLLSKPQRGDLRDYITYSHEDGATISVSPQDTLAVAHARMRLYDISQLPVLEGEKVVGLIDEWDLLNAVQADAAHFNHPVSGAMTRQVNTLQKEADYHSLLATFNDGHVAVVLDGERFLGLITRTDVLNTWRQKLA, from the coding sequence ATGGCTATCTCCCACTCGGTGCTTGATCTTATCGGCCATACCCCCCTGCTGCAACTGACCCGCTTTGATACCGGCCCATGCCAGTTATTTGTGAAGTTGGAAAACCAAAATCCCGGCGGTTCAATTAAAGACCGGGTGGCACTATCGATGATTGAGCAGGCGGAAAAAGCGGGATTACTGCAACCCGGCGGCACCATTATTGAGGCCACCGCAGGGAATACCGGCCTTGGGCTGGCGCTGGTCGCCGCACTGAAAGGTTATAAATTGATATTGGTGGTGCCGGATAAAATGAGCCAAGAGAAAATTTTCCACCTGCGAGCATTGGGCGCACAGGTGCTTCTCACCCGCTCAGATGTCGGTAAAGGCCATCCGGCCTACTATCAGGATTATGCTCTGCGCCTGGCGCAGGAGACAGCGGGGGCTTTTTATATTGACCAGTTCAATAACCCAGCTAACCCGGCAGCTCACCGCAACTCAACTGGGCCAGAGCTATGGCAACAGATGGGCGAAGAAATTGATGCCATCGTGGTGGGCGTGGGTTCCAGCGGCACACTCAGTGGCTTGAGCCAATATTTCGCCGCGGTTTCACCCGCAACAGCATTTGTGCTGGCTGACCCGGCCGGTTCAATTTTGGCGGATTTTGTCGACAGCGACCACATTGGCGATGCCGGCAGTTGGCTGGTCGAGGGGATCGGCGAGGACTTTATCCCGCCGCTGAGTAACTTTTCTCAGGTCACAAAATCCTACCGCATTGATGATGCTGAAGCTTTCAGCACCGCCCGCGCCCTTTTACGTCAAGAGGGGGTGCTGGCCGGTTCTTCTACCGGAACCTTATTAGCCGCGGCATTACGCTATTGCCGCGAGCAAACTACGCCCAAACGGGTGGTCACCTTTGTATGTGACAGTGGCAATAAATACCTGTCCAAAATGTTCAATGATTACTGGTTACTGGAGCAGGGATTACTGAGCAAACCTCAGCGCGGTGATTTGCGTGATTACATCACTTATAGCCACGAGGACGGTGCCACTATTTCTGTCTCCCCACAAGATACCTTGGCCGTCGCTCATGCCCGGATGCGCCTGTATGACATCTCCCAATTGCCAGTATTAGAAGGCGAAAAGGTCGTCGGGCTCATTGATGAATGGGATCTTCTCAATGCCGTGCAAGCTGATGCGGCCCATTTCAACCACCCGGTCAGTGGCGCGATGACACGTCAGGTCAATACGTTACAAAAAGAGGCCGATTACCACTCTCTGCTGGCAACCTTTAATGATGGCCATGTGGCGGTGGTATTGGATGGAGAGCGTTTTCTCGGGCTAATAACCCGTACTGATGTTTTGAATACCTGGCGTCAAAAGCTGGCTTAA
- a CDS encoding serine hydrolase — MMKFILPFQLKKLTFSAGLLLLALPHAYAADAPVPPAIDAKAYVLMDYNSGKVLAEGNSDQRLDPASLTKIMSSYVIGQAIKAGKVHPDDLVTVGKDAWATGNPALRGSSLMFLKPGDQVKLSDLNKGIVIQSGNDASIALADYIAGSQDSFVGLMNNYAKALGLNNTNFMTVHGLDAPGQYSTARDMAVLGQALIRDVPDEYALHKEKEFTFNKIRQINRNRLLWNTNLNVDGMKTGFTSGAGHNLVASATDGPMRLISVVLGAPSDRVRFSESEKLLTWGFRFYETVVPIKATKPFVTQKVWFGDTGQAELGVAEDAAITIPKGQMKNLKASYKLNETELRAPLAKHQVVGTIDFQLNGQTIDQRPLVVLNEVKEGGFFSRIWDFVMMKISQLFS; from the coding sequence ATGATGAAATTTATTCTTCCATTCCAGCTAAAAAAGCTGACTTTCAGTGCTGGTTTATTGCTGTTGGCACTGCCTCATGCCTATGCGGCTGACGCCCCGGTGCCTCCTGCGATAGACGCCAAAGCTTATGTATTGATGGATTACAACAGTGGGAAAGTGCTAGCTGAGGGCAACAGTGACCAGCGCCTTGACCCCGCCAGTTTGACAAAAATTATGTCCAGCTATGTGATTGGGCAAGCAATTAAAGCCGGTAAAGTGCATCCGGATGATTTAGTGACGGTCGGTAAAGATGCTTGGGCCACTGGGAACCCGGCATTACGCGGCTCTTCATTGATGTTTTTGAAACCGGGTGATCAAGTCAAGTTGTCCGATTTGAACAAAGGGATTGTTATCCAGTCCGGTAATGATGCCAGCATTGCATTAGCTGATTATATCGCCGGCAGTCAGGACAGTTTTGTTGGCTTGATGAATAATTACGCCAAAGCGCTCGGCCTCAATAACACCAATTTCATGACGGTGCATGGCCTTGATGCACCGGGCCAGTACAGCACCGCGCGTGATATGGCGGTTTTAGGCCAGGCGCTGATTCGTGATGTTCCTGATGAATATGCCCTGCACAAAGAGAAAGAATTTACCTTTAATAAAATTCGTCAGATTAACCGCAACCGGCTGTTATGGAACACTAATCTCAACGTCGATGGCATGAAAACCGGTTTTACCTCCGGCGCTGGGCATAATCTGGTGGCCTCCGCGACTGACGGGCCGATGCGCTTGATCTCTGTGGTGCTGGGTGCCCCCAGTGACAGAGTTCGTTTCAGCGAAAGTGAAAAACTGCTGACATGGGGCTTCCGCTTCTATGAGACCGTGGTGCCGATTAAGGCCACGAAACCTTTTGTGACGCAAAAAGTCTGGTTTGGTGATACCGGGCAGGCCGAACTTGGCGTAGCTGAGGATGCCGCTATTACTATCCCGAAAGGGCAGATGAAGAACTTGAAAGCCAGTTATAAGCTCAATGAGACTGAATTGCGCGCTCCGCTGGCGAAGCATCAAGTGGTCGGAACTATCGATTTTCAACTGAATGGCCAAACCATAGATCAGCGGCCACTGGTGGTATTAAACGAGGTGAAAGAGGGCGGGTTCTTCAGCCGCATCTGGGATTTCGTGATGATGAAAATCAGCCAGTTATTTAGCTAA
- a CDS encoding L-serine ammonia-lyase, which yields MVSVFDIFKIGIGPSSSHTVGPMKAGKLFTDDLIALGHLSAVTRITVDVYGSLSLTGKGHHTDIAIIMGLAGNMPDTVDIDAIPGFIRDVELRERLPLANGAHEVDFPAHGGMNFHETNLPLHENGMTISAHAGDECIFNKTYYSIGGGFIVDEAHFGQQDNNAASVPYPFNSARDLQKHCKDTGLSLSGLVMQNELALHSKAEISAHFAAIWDVMRAGIERGINTEGLLPGPMKVPRRAAALRRMLVTTDKHNADPMTVVDWINMYALAVNEENAAGGRVVTAPTNGACGIIPAVLAYYDKFIRPVNENSYSRYFLVAGVIGALYKMNASISGAEVGCQGEVGVACSMAAAGLAELMGGSPAQVCIAAEIAMEHNLGLTCDPVAGQVQVPCIERNAISAVQAVNSARMALRRTSEPSVCLDKVIETMYETGKDMNSKYRETSRGGLAIKIVACN from the coding sequence ATGGTCAGCGTTTTTGACATTTTCAAGATTGGTATTGGTCCTTCCAGCTCTCACACTGTCGGCCCGATGAAAGCTGGCAAGCTGTTTACCGATGACTTAATCGCACTGGGGCACCTTTCAGCCGTCACCCGCATCACTGTTGATGTTTACGGCTCTTTGTCTCTGACAGGTAAAGGCCACCATACCGATATCGCCATCATTATGGGTCTGGCAGGGAATATGCCAGATACAGTTGATATTGATGCCATCCCAGGTTTTATCCGTGATGTCGAGTTACGCGAGCGCCTGCCACTGGCCAATGGTGCGCATGAAGTTGACTTCCCAGCACATGGCGGGATGAACTTCCATGAAACCAATTTGCCTTTGCATGAGAATGGCATGACCATCAGCGCACATGCAGGTGATGAATGTATTTTCAACAAAACATATTACTCCATCGGCGGCGGATTCATTGTCGATGAAGCACACTTTGGTCAGCAAGACAACAATGCAGCTTCGGTGCCCTACCCGTTCAATTCTGCGCGTGACTTGCAAAAACACTGTAAAGATACCGGGTTATCTTTATCTGGCCTCGTGATGCAAAATGAGCTGGCTTTGCACAGTAAAGCTGAGATAAGCGCACACTTTGCCGCTATTTGGGATGTCATGCGCGCAGGTATTGAGCGCGGTATTAATACTGAGGGCCTGCTACCTGGCCCCATGAAAGTGCCGCGCCGCGCCGCCGCACTGCGCCGCATGTTGGTCACCACAGATAAACATAATGCTGACCCCATGACGGTGGTTGATTGGATCAACATGTATGCCTTAGCGGTCAATGAAGAGAATGCAGCGGGCGGGCGAGTGGTCACCGCGCCGACCAATGGGGCTTGCGGTATCATCCCTGCGGTTTTGGCTTACTACGATAAATTCATTCGCCCTGTGAATGAGAACTCATATAGCCGCTATTTCCTGGTTGCGGGTGTCATTGGTGCGCTGTATAAAATGAACGCATCCATTTCTGGCGCTGAAGTCGGTTGCCAAGGGGAAGTCGGGGTTGCCTGTTCAATGGCCGCCGCCGGTTTGGCTGAATTGATGGGCGGAAGCCCAGCGCAGGTCTGCATTGCGGCTGAAATCGCCATGGAGCATAACCTGGGGCTAACCTGTGACCCGGTTGCCGGGCAAGTTCAGGTTCCCTGTATCGAGCGCAACGCAATTTCCGCGGTGCAAGCGGTCAACTCGGCCCGTATGGCATTACGCCGCACCAGCGAGCCCAGTGTTTGTCTGGATAAAGTCATCGAAACAATGTATGAAACAGGCAAAGATATGAACTCAAAATACCGCGAAACATCTCGTGGTGGCTTGGCCATCAAAATTGTCGCGTGTAACTGA
- a CDS encoding HAAAP family serine/threonine permease: MDTTQTGTIASTGKTSSSTWRKSDTMWMLGLYGTAIGAGVLFLPINAGIGGLLPLIVMAIIAFPMTFYAHRGLCRFVLSGKNPGEDITEVVEEHFGKGAGKLITLLYFFAIYPILLVYSVAITNTVDSFITHQMHLPSPPRAILSLILIIGLMTIVRFGEHAIVKAMSILVFPFVAVLMLLAVYLIPNWSSAIFEHVSMDGNGTGSGLWMTLWLVIPVMVFSFNHSPIISAFAVAKREEYGVDAEKKCSRILAFAHIMMVVTVMFFVFSCVLSLSPADLAEAKSQNISILSYLANHFNTPMIAYMAPIIAFIAITKSFLGHYLGAREGFNGMMIKSLRSKGKEINHDKLNRITALFMLVTTWIVATMNPSILGMIETLGGPIIAMLLFLMPMYAIHKVPAMRKYSGHISNVFVVIMGLIAISAILYSLFG; encoded by the coding sequence ATGGACACAACTCAAACAGGCACTATTGCCTCCACGGGAAAAACTTCATCAAGTACATGGCGTAAAAGTGACACCATGTGGATGTTGGGTTTGTACGGCACAGCAATCGGCGCAGGCGTTTTATTCCTGCCAATCAATGCGGGTATCGGCGGCCTGCTGCCGCTTATTGTGATGGCAATTATTGCCTTCCCGATGACTTTCTATGCACACCGCGGCCTGTGCCGTTTTGTGCTGTCAGGTAAAAATCCTGGGGAAGACATCACTGAAGTGGTTGAAGAGCATTTCGGTAAAGGTGCCGGTAAACTGATTACCCTGCTTTACTTCTTCGCTATCTACCCCATTTTGTTGGTCTACAGTGTTGCGATTACCAACACCGTCGATAGCTTTATTACTCACCAGATGCACCTGCCATCACCGCCACGTGCCATTCTGTCGCTGATTCTTATCATCGGTCTGATGACTATCGTGCGTTTTGGTGAGCATGCCATTGTGAAAGCAATGAGTATCTTGGTGTTCCCGTTTGTTGCGGTATTGATGCTGCTGGCGGTTTATCTGATTCCTAACTGGTCAAGTGCGATATTTGAGCACGTGTCAATGGACGGCAATGGCACTGGTAGCGGCTTGTGGATGACATTGTGGCTGGTTATTCCGGTAATGGTGTTCTCGTTCAACCACTCACCGATTATCTCCGCTTTTGCAGTAGCAAAACGCGAAGAGTATGGCGTTGATGCTGAGAAGAAATGCTCCCGCATTTTAGCTTTTGCTCACATCATGATGGTTGTTACAGTGATGTTCTTCGTCTTTAGCTGTGTGCTGAGTTTGTCACCTGCCGACTTGGCAGAAGCGAAGAGCCAGAACATCTCTATTCTGTCTTACCTGGCTAACCACTTTAATACCCCAATGATTGCCTACATGGCGCCAATCATTGCCTTTATCGCCATCACCAAATCTTTCCTCGGCCATTACTTGGGCGCACGTGAAGGCTTTAACGGCATGATGATCAAATCTTTGCGCAGCAAAGGCAAAGAGATCAATCATGACAAACTGAACCGCATTACTGCGCTATTCATGCTGGTGACCACTTGGATTGTCGCAACCATGAACCCAAGCATTTTGGGCATGATTGAAACCTTGGGTGGCCCAATCATCGCGATGCTGTTATTCCTGATGCCAATGTATGCCATCCATAAAGTGCCTGCGATGCGTAAATACAGCGGCCACATCAGTAACGTGTTCGTGGTCATTATGGGTCTTATTGCCATCTCGGCCATCTTGTACAGCCTGTTCGGTTAA
- the deoR gene encoding DNA-binding transcriptional repressor DeoR, with translation METRRAERINKLTQALKRSDKIHLKDAANLLRVSEMTIRRDLSAEPTSVILLGGYVVMDPKSNSANNYFVSDQQAKQVEEKRRIGQLAARLIVENDTVFFDCGTTIPSIIDEIDEELSFTAICYSLNTFLSLQDKPNCKVVLCGGEFKPNNYIFTPISQHNELDNACPNKAFISAAGVSIEYGATCFNFDEILLKHRAMAKSQHKILVADHSKFGKIKPASIGALTLFDAVVTNRQPDIEFSQFFLQHNIKTYC, from the coding sequence ATGGAAACTCGCCGTGCAGAACGAATTAATAAACTTACTCAAGCCCTTAAGCGTTCCGACAAAATCCATTTAAAAGACGCGGCTAATCTATTGCGGGTCTCTGAAATGACGATTCGCCGAGATCTCAGTGCTGAGCCCACATCCGTTATTTTGCTCGGCGGTTATGTGGTGATGGACCCTAAAAGCAACAGCGCCAATAACTATTTTGTTTCTGACCAACAAGCCAAACAGGTGGAAGAAAAACGCCGAATCGGCCAGTTGGCAGCGCGTCTTATTGTGGAAAATGACACTGTTTTTTTTGACTGCGGCACCACTATTCCGTCAATAATTGACGAAATTGATGAAGAACTGTCTTTTACCGCGATTTGCTACTCCCTCAACACCTTCCTGTCTTTACAAGATAAACCCAACTGCAAAGTTGTCTTGTGTGGTGGGGAATTCAAGCCCAATAACTACATTTTCACGCCCATAAGCCAACATAATGAGTTGGATAATGCTTGTCCAAACAAAGCTTTTATCTCGGCGGCAGGCGTTTCTATTGAGTACGGCGCAACCTGTTTTAATTTCGACGAGATCCTCTTGAAGCACCGCGCCATGGCCAAATCCCAGCATAAAATCCTGGTAGCCGACCACAGTAAGTTCGGCAAAATAAAGCCCGCCAGTATCGGCGCGCTGACACTCTTTGATGCGGTTGTGACCAACCGTCAACCTGATATTGAATTCAGTCAATTCTTTTTACAGCACAATATCAAAACCTATTGTTAG
- the deoC gene encoding deoxyribose-phosphate aldolase, whose amino-acid sequence MTINYANYIDHTLLAMDATEEQIIQLCTEAKQHHFYAVCVNSGYVPVAAQQLAGTAVKVCSVIGFPLGAGLTAAKAFEAQAAIKAGAQEIDMVINVGWLKSGKIAEVKADIKAVRDNCAVTPLKVILETCLLSDAQIVQVCEMCRELDVAFVKTSTGFSTGGAKEEHVKLMRATVGPKMGVKASGAVRDRATAETMIKAGATRIGTSSGVTIVSGQQASAASY is encoded by the coding sequence ATGACAATCAATTACGCTAATTATATCGACCATACCCTCCTGGCAATGGATGCTACTGAAGAACAAATTATTCAGCTGTGTACAGAAGCTAAGCAGCATCATTTTTATGCGGTATGTGTTAACTCTGGATATGTGCCCGTTGCAGCACAACAATTAGCAGGGACAGCGGTTAAAGTATGCTCGGTGATTGGTTTTCCGCTAGGTGCTGGCCTGACTGCAGCAAAAGCTTTTGAAGCCCAAGCTGCTATCAAAGCGGGTGCACAAGAGATTGATATGGTTATTAATGTTGGCTGGTTGAAAAGTGGGAAAATCGCCGAAGTTAAAGCTGATATCAAGGCCGTGCGTGATAATTGCGCCGTCACACCGTTGAAGGTAATATTAGAAACTTGCCTGCTCAGCGACGCGCAAATCGTACAAGTCTGTGAAATGTGTCGTGAACTTGATGTCGCTTTTGTTAAAACCTCCACCGGTTTTAGTACTGGCGGTGCAAAAGAAGAACATGTCAAATTAATGCGCGCCACAGTAGGCCCGAAGATGGGCGTCAAAGCCTCCGGTGCGGTTCGTGACCGAGCGACGGCAGAAACGATGATCAAGGCTGGAGCAACACGAATTGGCACCAGCTCTGGGGTGACTATTGTTTCAGGCCAGCAAGCATCCGCAGCAAGCTACTAA
- the ybjG gene encoding undecaprenyl-diphosphate phosphatase has translation MEQMNYFFFSMINATPASQPWMIYFATFIARDLIMIIPVLLVGLWLWGPENTMDSQRALVTKAAMALAFSMLSASCIGMLIPHDRPFVVGFGYNFMNHAPDSSFPSDHGTAIFTFALAFVFWHKLWSAISMMVVAVAIAWSRIYLGVHWPLDMVGAFLLGIVGCLFAQLVWNLFGDVISHSMKRLYHIIFALPISRGWVRS, from the coding sequence ATTGAACAAATGAATTACTTTTTCTTTTCCATGATAAATGCCACTCCAGCATCACAGCCATGGATGATTTATTTTGCGACTTTTATCGCACGTGATTTGATTATGATTATCCCCGTATTATTGGTGGGGTTGTGGCTATGGGGGCCAGAAAACACCATGGATTCACAGCGCGCCTTAGTCACCAAAGCTGCCATGGCTCTTGCTTTCTCAATGCTTTCAGCCTCTTGCATCGGAATGCTTATCCCTCATGACCGGCCTTTTGTCGTCGGTTTTGGCTATAACTTTATGAATCACGCACCAGACAGCTCTTTCCCAAGCGACCATGGCACCGCCATTTTCACTTTTGCTCTCGCCTTTGTTTTCTGGCACAAATTGTGGTCAGCAATCAGCATGATGGTCGTGGCTGTGGCGATTGCATGGTCACGTATTTATCTGGGAGTACACTGGCCATTAGATATGGTCGGGGCCTTTTTGCTCGGTATTGTCGGTTGCTTGTTTGCTCAGCTGGTGTGGAATTTATTCGGCGATGTTATTTCACATAGCATGAAGCGCCTTTATCACATAATTTTTGCCTTACCTATCAGCCGAGGATGGGTCAGAAGCTAA
- a CDS encoding phosphatase PAP2 family protein: protein MPLSFYFWQVFALVISGLLFLWLSRDEQLDWLISNYWFDPLTQHFPWENNAWLDLLNHRLLKIIIISAASITLLWGIYRRNQRLVTAMLLLGIGPLVIGILKATSAHSCPWDLVEYGGTSISYVLMGTAPVGAGPGHCFPGGHASSGFAVMALFFLFYPERPRWALLCWCVGASLGMLMGFGQIMRGAHFLTHNLWAGWWVWLSQLAAYWMISGYYHRDKGTE from the coding sequence CTGCCGTTATCCTTTTACTTTTGGCAGGTTTTTGCATTGGTGATCAGTGGATTGCTGTTTCTCTGGTTATCACGCGACGAGCAGTTGGATTGGCTTATCAGTAATTATTGGTTTGATCCGCTCACACAGCATTTTCCTTGGGAAAATAATGCTTGGCTGGATTTACTTAATCATCGGTTATTGAAAATCATCATTATTAGCGCTGCCAGTATCACGTTGTTGTGGGGGATTTATCGCCGCAACCAGCGCTTGGTGACCGCCATGTTGTTACTGGGGATTGGCCCATTGGTAATAGGCATTCTCAAAGCCACCAGCGCGCACTCCTGCCCTTGGGATTTAGTGGAATATGGCGGCACATCCATCAGCTATGTACTGATGGGGACAGCCCCCGTCGGCGCGGGGCCGGGCCACTGCTTCCCAGGCGGTCATGCATCCAGTGGGTTTGCAGTAATGGCATTGTTTTTTTTGTTTTACCCCGAGCGGCCACGGTGGGCTTTGCTGTGTTGGTGCGTCGGTGCCAGTCTTGGCATGTTGATGGGTTTTGGACAAATCATGCGTGGGGCACATTTTCTCACTCACAACCTGTGGGCAGGTTGGTGGGTATGGCTCAGCCAGTTGGCGGCATATTGGATGATCAGCGGTTATTACCACCGCGATAAGGGTACAGAATGA
- a CDS encoding aspartate:alanine antiporter, translating to MNINVANLLNGNYILLLFVVLALGLCLGKLRLGPIQLGNAIGVLVISLLLGQQHFTINTEALNLGFMLFIFCVGVEAGPNFFSIFFRDGKNYLMLALVMVGSAMILALGLGKLFGWDIGLTAGMLAGSMTSTPVLVGAGDTLRHTIANNPALQHAQDNLSLGYALTYLIGLVSLILGARYLPKLQHQDLPTSAQQIARERGLDTDSQRKVYLPVIRAYRVGPELVAWADGKNLRELGIYRQTGCYIERIRRNGILANPDGDAVLQVGDEISLVGYPDAHSRLDPSFRNGKEVFDRDLLDMRIVTEEIVVKNSNAVGKRLSHLKLTDHGCFLNRVIRSQIEMPIDDNVVLNKGDVLQVSGDARRVKSVAEKIGFISIHSQVTDLLAFCAFFILGLMIGLITFQFSNFSFGIGNAAGLLMAGIMLGFLRANHPTFGYIPQGALNMVKEFGLMVFMAGVGLSAGGGINSSLGAIGGQMLISGLIVSLVPVVICFIFGAYVLRMNRALLFGAIMGARTCAPAMDIISDTARSNIPALGYAGTYAIANVLLTLAGSLIVIVWPGILG from the coding sequence GTGAATATAAACGTCGCAAATTTGTTAAACGGCAACTACATCTTGCTGTTATTCGTGGTTTTAGCACTGGGATTGTGCCTGGGCAAACTGCGACTCGGGCCTATTCAATTAGGTAACGCTATTGGTGTGTTGGTGATATCACTGTTACTTGGGCAACAGCACTTTACCATCAATACTGAAGCGCTGAATCTGGGTTTTATGCTCTTTATTTTTTGTGTCGGTGTTGAAGCTGGCCCAAACTTTTTCTCTATTTTCTTCCGCGATGGCAAAAACTACCTAATGCTGGCTTTGGTTATGGTGGGCAGCGCCATGATTCTGGCATTGGGGCTCGGTAAACTGTTTGGTTGGGACATCGGCCTGACAGCCGGGATGCTGGCCGGCTCGATGACATCCACACCGGTTTTAGTCGGTGCTGGCGATACACTGCGCCATACCATCGCCAATAACCCCGCCCTGCAACATGCTCAGGATAACCTCAGCCTGGGCTACGCCCTGACCTATCTTATTGGGTTGGTTAGCCTGATTTTAGGTGCGCGATATTTACCTAAACTTCAACATCAAGACTTACCCACCAGTGCTCAGCAAATAGCCCGTGAGCGCGGTCTCGACACTGATAGTCAGCGAAAAGTCTACCTGCCGGTTATCCGTGCCTATCGTGTTGGCCCAGAGTTAGTGGCATGGGCCGATGGTAAAAACCTCCGTGAATTAGGCATTTATCGCCAAACTGGCTGTTACATTGAGCGCATTCGCCGCAATGGTATCTTGGCAAACCCGGATGGTGATGCCGTGCTGCAAGTCGGTGACGAGATCTCCTTGGTCGGCTATCCCGATGCTCATTCCCGCCTTGACCCGAGCTTTCGTAACGGTAAAGAAGTGTTTGACCGTGATTTGCTGGATATGCGCATTGTGACTGAAGAGATTGTGGTCAAAAACAGCAATGCCGTCGGTAAGCGCCTCAGTCATTTAAAACTGACCGACCACGGATGCTTTCTGAACCGCGTGATCCGCAGCCAGATAGAAATGCCAATTGATGACAATGTGGTGCTAAATAAAGGCGATGTCTTGCAAGTCAGCGGGGATGCCCGCCGGGTCAAAAGTGTGGCAGAGAAAATTGGCTTTATCTCCATTCACAGTCAAGTGACCGACCTGCTGGCCTTCTGCGCCTTCTTTATTTTGGGGTTGATGATTGGCCTGATTACCTTCCAATTCAGTAATTTCAGCTTTGGTATTGGTAATGCCGCCGGCTTACTGATGGCCGGCATCATGCTGGGCTTTTTGCGGGCCAACCACCCGACTTTCGGCTATATCCCGCAAGGGGCTCTCAATATGGTGAAAGAGTTCGGATTGATGGTCTTTATGGCAGGGGTCGGGCTGAGCGCCGGTGGCGGTATTAACAGCAGTTTGGGGGCTATTGGCGGGCAAATGCTGATTTCCGGTTTAATCGTCAGTTTAGTGCCGGTCGTTATCTGCTTTATCTTTGGCGCTTATGTATTGCGCATGAATCGGGCCTTACTTTTCGGCGCGATTATGGGGGCGCGCACCTGCGCACCGGCCATGGATATCATCAGCGACACAGCTCGCAGTAACATCCCAGCGCTTGGATATGCAGGAACTTATGCCATTGCAAACGTGTTACTGACATTGGCGGGCTCGTTAATCGTCATTGTTTGGCCGGGAATATTAGGCTAG
- a CDS encoding GrxA family glutaredoxin: MFAVIFGRPGCPYCVRAKELAEKLETERDDFKFRYIDIHAEGITKADLEKTVGKPVETVPQIFIDEKHIGGCTDFEAYAKENLSLFQ; this comes from the coding sequence ATGTTTGCTGTGATTTTCGGGCGTCCTGGATGCCCATACTGTGTTCGTGCCAAAGAACTGGCGGAAAAATTGGAAACTGAACGCGATGATTTTAAATTCCGTTACATTGATATTCACGCGGAAGGGATAACCAAAGCTGATCTGGAAAAAACCGTCGGCAAACCGGTCGAAACTGTGCCGCAAATCTTCATCGACGAGAAACACATTGGCGGTTGTACAGATTTCGAAGCTTATGCAAAAGAAAATCTGAGTCTGTTCCAGTAA
- a CDS encoding YbjC family protein, protein MRSLGDMPRIVIILEALGMILLVVAYLSINDYLSLPGSMGTATVAVMMIFVGIGLMIPAAACIVWRVARGFGPLLGSADRISKPQSKQERAKKENKSD, encoded by the coding sequence ATGCGCTCGTTAGGAGATATGCCCCGCATTGTGATTATTCTGGAAGCATTGGGGATGATATTACTGGTTGTGGCCTATCTTAGTATTAATGACTATCTGTCATTACCGGGGTCAATGGGCACCGCGACGGTGGCGGTGATGATGATTTTTGTTGGGATTGGCCTGATGATCCCGGCGGCAGCTTGCATTGTTTGGCGCGTAGCCAGGGGATTTGGCCCACTATTGGGCAGTGCTGATAGAATATCCAAACCCCAATCTAAGCAAGAGCGCGCCAAAAAGGAGAATAAATCTGACTAA
- a CDS encoding YbjN domain-containing protein — MDSLIVPDLTLLRRWLDQLGISFFECDSCQALHLPHMQNFEGVFDAKIDLVDNIILFSALAEVRPTALIPLVADLSQINASSLTVKAFIDIQDDNLPKLIVCQSLTVEVGVAFAQFGYFMQQCEEQISMIILEARANDLLFIGNSDDDELPQTATAYPVIH; from the coding sequence ATGGATTCACTCATCGTCCCGGATTTAACCCTATTACGGCGTTGGCTGGATCAACTTGGTATCTCATTTTTTGAATGTGACTCCTGCCAGGCGCTGCATTTGCCGCATATGCAAAATTTTGAGGGTGTATTTGATGCCAAAATTGATTTGGTCGATAATATCATCCTGTTCTCGGCCTTGGCCGAAGTGCGGCCGACCGCGTTGATCCCGCTGGTTGCTGATCTCAGCCAAATTAATGCCAGTTCACTGACAGTGAAAGCATTTATTGATATCCAGGATGACAATCTACCAAAACTGATTGTCTGTCAGTCTCTGACTGTTGAAGTTGGGGTGGCATTTGCCCAGTTTGGCTATTTTATGCAGCAATGCGAAGAGCAGATTTCAATGATTATTCTGGAAGCTCGAGCCAATGATTTATTGTTTATCGGCAACAGTGACGACGACGAATTGCCCCAAACCGCCACCGCTTATCCAGTCATCCATTAA